A region from the Triticum aestivum cultivar Chinese Spring chromosome 3D, IWGSC CS RefSeq v2.1, whole genome shotgun sequence genome encodes:
- the LOC123078823 gene encoding putative F-box protein At3g16210 isoform X2, giving the protein MALVAAQLLPDGVLASVLRRLAPRSLAASRCVCKSWCDVVDDWRLLRTDLLPLSLSGIFFMEEIFPALPKFFASPSIDGKIAARLDYLDTKFEGYLHIMDHCNGLLLLWDQLVVNPATRQWVRLPHPPCAGLEDFADDMCLAFDPTVSPHYEDMDMGGEGVGPERGGCRGHC; this is encoded by the exons ATGGCCCTGGTGGCGGCACAGCTACTACCTGATGGCGTCCTCGCCAGCGTCCTCCGGCGCCTGGCGCCGCGCAGCCTCGCCGCATCTCGCTGTGTCTGCAAAAGCTGGTGCGACGTCGTCGACGACTGGCGCCTGCTGCGGACGGATCTCCTCCCGCTATCCCTCTCCGGGATCTTCTTCATGGAGGAGATTTTTCCGGCCCTCCCGAAATTCTTCGCGAGCCCGTCGATAGATGGCAAGATCGCAGCCAGGCTCGACTACCTGGACACCAAATTTGAGGGCTATCTGCATATTATGGATCATTGCAATGGACTTCTCTTGCTTTGGGATCAACTGGTGGTCAATCCAGCAACTCGACAATGGGTGCGTCTGCCTCATCCCCCCTGCGCCGGGTTGGAGGACTTCGCCGACGACATGTGCCTTGCTTTCGACCCCACTGTGTCGCCCCATTACGAG GACATGGACATGGGAGGAGAGGGTGTTGGTCCGGAGAGGGGAGGCTGCAGGGGCCATTGCTGA
- the LOC123078823 gene encoding putative F-box protein At3g16210 isoform X1, with amino-acid sequence MALVAAQLLPDGVLASVLRRLAPRSLAASRCVCKSWCDVVDDWRLLRTDLLPLSLSGIFFMEEIFPALPKFFASPSIDGKIAARLDYLDTKFEGYLHIMDHCNGLLLLWDQLVVNPATRQWVRLPHPPCAGLEDFADDMCLAFDPTVSPHYEVLLLPKVPHKLGSMTVFTEESEWPPSWYTIRVFSSRTWTWEERVLVRRGEAAGAIADMQSPRAREPEHRYTVYWKGELYVHCQNDSIMRITLSNGEYEVIKPPTSMDEFTEFYIGKSKKGLYCALIYKDRSYRLQVWLLSELRGKMEWGLKIDTSLVPVVAMFSWLSHEENSGPWILHGGNYDGDGKKVIVEDKCEWDFNNGILLEARDGDECDFVSGSIYFLGFHPYDEIAFLWVSRARVVAYHLSSSKVQDLGMLHVQCVGDSFPYTPYWTGELFEKH; translated from the exons ATGGCCCTGGTGGCGGCACAGCTACTACCTGATGGCGTCCTCGCCAGCGTCCTCCGGCGCCTGGCGCCGCGCAGCCTCGCCGCATCTCGCTGTGTCTGCAAAAGCTGGTGCGACGTCGTCGACGACTGGCGCCTGCTGCGGACGGATCTCCTCCCGCTATCCCTCTCCGGGATCTTCTTCATGGAGGAGATTTTTCCGGCCCTCCCGAAATTCTTCGCGAGCCCGTCGATAGATGGCAAGATCGCAGCCAGGCTCGACTACCTGGACACCAAATTTGAGGGCTATCTGCATATTATGGATCATTGCAATGGACTTCTCTTGCTTTGGGATCAACTGGTGGTCAATCCAGCAACTCGACAATGGGTGCGTCTGCCTCATCCCCCCTGCGCCGGGTTGGAGGACTTCGCCGACGACATGTGCCTTGCTTTCGACCCCACTGTGTCGCCCCATTACGAGGTACTTCTTCTTCCCAAAGTTCCTCACAAGTTGGGTTCCATGACTGTATTCACGGAGGAATCAGAGTGGCCGCCTTCTTGGTATACAATACGTGTCTTCTCTTCAAGGACATGGACATGGGAGGAGAGGGTGTTGGTCCGGAGAGGGGAGGCTGCAGGGGCCATTGCTGACATGCAGTCACCTAGGGCTAGGGAACCAGAGCATCGCTATACCGTCTACTGGAAAGGAGAACTTTATGTGCACTGCCAAAATGACTCCATTATGCG CATAACCTTGTCGAATGGTGAGTATGAAGTGATTAAACCGCCTACAAGCATGGATGAGTTTACAGAATTTTATATTGGGAAATCGAAGAAGGGGCTGTACTGTGCTTTAATTTATAAAGATAGATCATACCGACTTCAGGTTTGGTTGCTTAGTGAATTGAGGGGTAAAATGGAGTGGGGGTTGAAGATTGACACCAGCCTTGTGCCAGTGGTGGCAATGTTTTCTTGGTTGTCTCACGAAGAAAATTCCGGTCCGTGGATCTTACATGGTGGTAATTATGATGGAGATGGTAAAAAAGTGATCGTGGAAGATAAATGTGAATGGGACTTCAACAATGGTATTCTCCTTGAGGCAAGAGATGGGGATGAATGCGACTTTGTCTCTGGTAGTATTTATTTCCTTGGATTTCATCCGTATGATGAGATTGCCTTCTTGTGGGTGTCAAGAGCAAGAGTAGTTGCCTATCATTTGAGTAGCTCGAAAGTTCAAGACTTGGGCATGTTACACGTACAATGTGTAGGAGATTCCTTTCCATATACACCATATTGGACAGGAGAGTTATTTGAAAAGCATTAA